A genomic segment from Epinephelus fuscoguttatus linkage group LG17, E.fuscoguttatus.final_Chr_v1 encodes:
- the LOC125904739 gene encoding zinc finger protein 251-like: MSAERHMFPSFTVPHEAVEGFGGMESDCSPTSEMETLRVFVNERLTAAVEDIVGVFGETVARYREQIDRQQRQLDSLKSEEGKWRQAEDCVQASSWIRPCPDDQVLSVQLQQTDRVDDMNSTASAAHIKTEVGGERGVSERNGDYDPAGGSEAVSDGGFLAESSETEDSGDYWSKAVGLWRWEEMAAAEGQSSSDRRKARSSSDASPQPAPVFGCKVCGESFQSISYVLTHAAAHLRDSCLCGKHLEHTENLKLHLRVHRETSFRCGICGQSFTLRGNLRTHMRIHSGERPYRCTVCGKSFGRRATLVRHVRSHTGEKPFTCTFCGRSFVEKGNLTVHLRTHTGERPYWCSICDRRFSQLSCFYKHPCQRRGLTTVPINST, from the exons ATGTCCGCAGAGCGGCATATGTTCCCCTCCTTTACGGTCCCTCATGAGGCGGTGGAGGGTTTCGGGGGTATGGAGTCGGATTGCAGCCCGACGTCGGAGATGGAAACCCTGCGGGTGTTCGTTAACGAGCGGTTGACGGCAGCGGTGGAAGACATCGTGGGAGTATTTGGGGAAACGGTGGCCCGGTACCGGGAACAGATAGACCGACAGCAGAGACAGCTGGACAGCCTGAAGTCTGAGGAGGGGAAGtggagacaggcagagg ACTGTGTGCAGGCTTCCTCCTGGATCAGACCCTGCCCTGATGATCAGGTCCTCAGTGTCCAACTGCAACAGACTGACCGTGTGGATGACATGAACAGCACTGCTTCGGCTGCTCACATTAAAACTGAAGTTGGTGGTGAGCGTGGAGTGTCTGAACGAAATGGTGACTATGATCCAGCTGGTGGTTCAGAGGCTGTGAGTGATGGCGGATTCCTCGCCGAGTCCTCTGAGACAGAAGACAGCGGAGACTACTGGAGCAAGGCTGTAGGACTCTGGAGATGGGAGGagatggcagcagcagagggacAAAGTTCATCTGACAGAAGGAAGGCGAGGAGCTCCTCTGATGCGTCACCTCAGCCTGCGCCGGTGTTCGGCTGTAAAGTTTGTGGTGAGTCCTTCCAGAGTATCAGTTATGTGCTCACTCATGCCGCAGCACATTTGAGAGACAGCTGCCTGTGCGGGAAGCACCTGGAGCACACTGAGAACCTAAAGCTTCACCTCAGAGTCCACAGAGAGACGTCATTCCGCTGCGGCATCTGCGGTCAGAGCTTCACCCTGCGGGGTAACCTGAGAACTCACATGAGGATCCACTCAGGTGAGCGGCCGTACAGATGCACTGTCTGTGGCAAGAGCTTTGGCAGGAGGGCAACACTGGTGCGGCACGTCCGcagccacacaggtgagaagccgttcACCTGCACATTCTGCGGCCGCAGCTTCGTGGAGAAGGGCAACCTGACTGTGCATCTGCGGACGCACACTGGCGAGAGGCCGTACTGGTGTTCCATTTGCGACAGACGCTTCAGCCAGCTGTCCTGCTTCTACAAACACCCGTGTCAGAGGAGAGGCCTGACCACAGTGCCCATCAATTCCACCTGA